One segment of Pantoea sp. Lij88 DNA contains the following:
- a CDS encoding phenolic acid decarboxylase: MSTFDKHDLSGIVGKHLVYTYDNGWNYELYIKNASTIDYRIHSGMVGNRWVKNQHVYVVRLAQDVYKVSWTEPTGTDVSLAVNLADKIFHGTIFFPRWVMNNPEKTVCFQNDHLEEMATFREAGPAYPTEVIDEFATLTVIRDVGENNESVIDCPPDQLPANFPENLKN; this comes from the coding sequence ATGAGCACTTTTGATAAACATGACCTGTCTGGCATCGTCGGCAAACATCTGGTTTACACCTACGACAACGGCTGGAATTACGAGCTCTATATTAAAAATGCCAGCACCATCGACTATCGTATTCACAGTGGCATGGTCGGTAATCGCTGGGTTAAAAATCAGCACGTCTATGTCGTTCGTCTGGCGCAGGATGTCTATAAAGTCTCCTGGACTGAACCTACCGGTACCGATGTCAGCCTGGCGGTTAACCTGGCCGATAAAATTTTCCATGGCACCATCTTCTTCCCGCGCTGGGTGATGAACAACCCGGAAAAAACAGTCTGCTTCCAGAACGACCATCTGGAAGAGATGGCCACATTCCGCGAAGCGGGTCCGGCTTATCCCACCGAAGTGATTGATGAGTTTGCGACGCTGACCGTCATCCGCGATGTCGGTGAAAACAACGAGAGCGTGATTGACTGTCCGCCCGATCAGCTGCCCGCTAATTTCCCGGAAAATCTGAAAAATTAA
- a CDS encoding LysR family transcriptional regulator — MYKTTLEQWYLLDAVVNEGSFALAAEKNNRSQSSLSYQLGLLQQRLGLTLLQQEGRRAVLSAEGHQLLAQVRPLLEGFGALEARASALQRGERSRIDLMVDATLPKPLLFDVLRTFQQRYPHVRIWLSEIVRSETPDRLAEQQADLWLVAQYGAGPLAGESLMSVNFIAVAHRDHPLHREPAPLNAATLARWPCVTILDRQQQQQSEVNGDQAENWSFTTLSAAIEAVQHQLGYGWLPEQNIAALLESGELRPLPLLQGRRRSSSLVMHMNEERLPGNHAIAALAQMFIERVASWEARG; from the coding sequence ATGTACAAAACAACCCTGGAACAGTGGTATCTGCTTGACGCGGTGGTGAATGAGGGAAGTTTTGCGCTGGCCGCAGAGAAGAACAATCGCAGCCAGTCTTCACTGAGCTATCAGCTGGGCCTGCTTCAACAGCGGCTGGGTTTAACTTTGTTACAGCAGGAGGGCCGCCGCGCGGTGCTGAGTGCGGAGGGGCATCAGCTGCTGGCCCAGGTCCGTCCGCTGCTGGAGGGGTTCGGTGCGCTTGAGGCCCGGGCCAGTGCCCTGCAACGCGGCGAGCGTTCGCGCATCGATCTGATGGTCGATGCGACGCTGCCCAAACCTCTGCTGTTTGATGTGCTCCGGACCTTTCAGCAACGCTATCCGCATGTCCGCATCTGGCTGAGTGAAATCGTCCGCAGCGAAACTCCAGACAGACTGGCGGAACAACAGGCCGATCTCTGGCTGGTGGCGCAATATGGTGCCGGACCGCTGGCAGGCGAAAGCCTGATGAGCGTCAATTTCATTGCCGTCGCCCATCGCGACCACCCGCTGCACCGTGAACCCGCCCCGCTCAACGCCGCCACGCTGGCACGCTGGCCCTGCGTGACCATTCTGGATCGTCAGCAACAGCAGCAGTCTGAGGTGAATGGCGATCAGGCGGAGAACTGGTCATTCACGACGCTATCGGCCGCGATTGAAGCGGTCCAGCATCAGTTAGGTTATGGCTGGCTGCCGGAACAGAATATCGCCGCGCTGTTAGAGAGCGGTGAACTCCGCCCTCTTCCGCTGCTGCAGGGCCGCCGACGCAGTAGCTCGCTGGTGATGCATATGAATGAAGAGAGACTGCCCGGCAACCACGCCATTGCAGCACTGGCGCAGATGTTTATTGAGCGGGTGGCATCCTGGGAGGCGCGCGGATAA
- the lpdA gene encoding dihydrolipoyl dehydrogenase produces MSTEIKTQVVVLGAGPAGYSAAFRCADLGLETVLVERYSTLGGVCLNVGCIPSKALLHVAKVIEEAKALEEHGIVFGQPSTDINKIRSWKEKVINQLTGGLSGMAKGRKVTVVNGLGKFTGANTLVVEGEGGATTINFDNAIIAAGSRPIELPFIPHEDPRVWDSTDALELKEVPKRLLVMGGGIIGLEMATVYHALGSEIDVVEMFDQVIPAADKDVVKVFTKKISKKFNLMLETKVTAVEAKDDGIYVSMEGKKAPGEAQRYDAVLVAIGRVPNGKGLDAGKAGVEVDDRGFIRVDKQMRTNVPHIYAIGDIVGQPMLAHKGVHEGHVAAEVISGLKHYFDPKVIPSIAYTEPEVAWVGLTEKEAKEKGISYETSTFPWAASGRAIASDCADGMTKLIFDKETHRIIGGAIVGTNGGELLGEIGLAIEMGCDAEDIALTIHAHPTLHESVGLAAEIFEGSITDLPNAKAKKK; encoded by the coding sequence ATGAGTACAGAGATTAAAACCCAGGTCGTGGTACTTGGGGCAGGTCCTGCAGGTTACTCTGCAGCCTTCCGTTGTGCGGATTTAGGTCTGGAAACCGTACTGGTTGAGCGTTACAGCACCCTCGGTGGTGTTTGTCTGAACGTCGGTTGTATCCCATCTAAAGCGCTGCTGCACGTTGCTAAAGTGATTGAAGAGGCGAAAGCCCTTGAAGAGCACGGCATTGTGTTTGGCCAGCCATCTACTGATATCAACAAGATTCGCAGCTGGAAAGAGAAGGTTATCAACCAGTTGACTGGCGGCCTGTCAGGTATGGCAAAAGGTCGTAAAGTCACCGTGGTGAATGGCCTCGGCAAATTCACCGGTGCTAACACCCTGGTGGTTGAAGGAGAAGGCGGCGCGACCACCATCAACTTCGATAACGCCATCATCGCTGCGGGTTCACGCCCAATCGAACTGCCATTCATTCCACATGAAGATCCACGCGTCTGGGACTCTACCGATGCGCTGGAACTGAAAGAAGTGCCGAAGCGTCTGCTGGTTATGGGCGGCGGTATCATCGGTCTGGAAATGGCGACGGTTTATCATGCGCTGGGTTCAGAGATCGATGTGGTTGAGATGTTCGACCAGGTTATCCCGGCTGCAGATAAAGACGTGGTGAAAGTCTTTACCAAAAAAATCAGCAAGAAATTTAACCTGATGCTGGAAACCAAAGTGACCGCCGTTGAAGCAAAAGACGATGGCATTTACGTTTCAATGGAAGGTAAAAAAGCACCAGGCGAAGCGCAGCGTTATGACGCGGTGCTGGTGGCGATCGGTCGTGTGCCGAACGGTAAAGGTCTGGATGCCGGTAAAGCGGGCGTGGAAGTGGACGATCGCGGTTTCATCCGCGTCGACAAGCAGATGCGCACCAACGTGCCACACATCTATGCTATCGGCGACATCGTCGGTCAGCCAATGCTGGCGCATAAAGGCGTGCATGAAGGCCACGTTGCGGCAGAAGTGATTTCCGGTCTGAAGCACTACTTCGATCCGAAAGTGATCCCTTCAATTGCCTATACTGAGCCAGAAGTTGCCTGGGTCGGTCTGACCGAGAAAGAAGCGAAAGAGAAAGGCATCAGCTATGAGACGTCCACCTTCCCGTGGGCTGCTTCAGGCCGTGCTATCGCTTCTGATTGTGCAGACGGCATGACCAAACTGATTTTCGACAAAGAGACGCACCGTATTATTGGTGGCGCGATTGTCGGTACTAACGGCGGCGAGCTGTTAGGCGAAATCGGTCTGGCCATTGAGATGGGTTGTGATGCGGAAGATATCGCGCTGACCATCCATGCTCACCCGACCCTGCATGAGTCAGTCGGTCTGGCTGCAGAAATCTTCGAAGGTAGCATCACCGATCTGCCTAACGCGAAAGCGAAGAAGAAGTAA
- the aceF gene encoding pyruvate dehydrogenase complex dihydrolipoyllysine-residue acetyltransferase, whose translation MAIEIKVPDIGSDEVEVTEILVKVGDKVEAEQSLITVEGDKASMEVPSPQAGVVKEIKISTGDKIETGSLIMVFDAEGAAEAAPAAAEEKKADAAPAPAAAAATASKEVAVPDIGGDEVEVTEILVRVGDKVEAEQSLIVVEGDKASMEVPAPFAGVVKEITIATGDKVSTGSAIMVFEAEGAAPASDAKPEVKEEAASAPAAAAGAKDVNVPDIGGDEVEVTEILVKVGDKVEAEQSLLVVEGDKASMEVPAPFAGTVKALKVATGDKVSTGSLIMVFEVEGAAPAAPAAAKQEAAPAPAAKSEAKAAAPAAAKADSKGEFAENDAYVHATPVIRRLAREFGVNLAKVKGTGRKGRILKEDVQTYVKDAVKRAEAAPAAASGGGLPGMLPWPKVDFSKFGEIEEVELGRIQKISGANLSRNWVMIPHVTHFDKTDITDLEAFRKQQNAEAEKRKLDVKYTPVVFIMKAVAAALEQMPRFNSSLSEDAQKLTLKKYINIGVAVDTPNGLVVPVFKDVNKKGITELSRELMAISKKARDGKLTAGDMQGGCFTISSLGGLGTTHFAPIVNAPEVAILGVSKSAMEPVWNGKEFTPRLMMPISLSFDHRVIDGADGARFITIIGNMLSDIRRLVM comes from the coding sequence ATGGCTATCGAAATTAAGGTACCGGATATCGGGTCTGACGAAGTCGAAGTCACCGAGATTCTGGTGAAAGTTGGCGACAAGGTGGAAGCCGAGCAGTCGCTGATCACCGTGGAAGGCGACAAAGCCTCAATGGAAGTGCCGTCACCACAGGCTGGCGTAGTAAAAGAGATTAAAATCTCTACCGGTGACAAAATTGAGACCGGCTCGCTAATCATGGTGTTTGATGCTGAAGGCGCTGCGGAAGCAGCCCCTGCCGCCGCCGAAGAGAAAAAAGCGGACGCGGCGCCAGCGCCAGCCGCTGCTGCGGCCACTGCCAGCAAAGAAGTGGCTGTTCCGGATATCGGCGGTGACGAAGTTGAAGTCACTGAGATTCTGGTCAGGGTTGGCGACAAAGTCGAAGCCGAGCAGTCTCTGATTGTGGTGGAAGGTGATAAAGCCTCCATGGAAGTCCCGGCTCCGTTCGCGGGTGTGGTCAAAGAGATCACCATCGCGACCGGCGACAAAGTCAGCACCGGTTCAGCCATCATGGTCTTTGAAGCAGAAGGCGCAGCACCGGCCTCTGATGCGAAGCCAGAAGTGAAAGAAGAAGCGGCATCGGCACCCGCCGCGGCTGCAGGCGCAAAAGACGTTAACGTTCCGGATATCGGCGGCGATGAAGTTGAAGTCACCGAGATCCTCGTTAAAGTTGGCGACAAAGTTGAAGCTGAGCAGTCACTGCTCGTGGTGGAAGGCGACAAAGCCTCGATGGAAGTCCCTGCGCCGTTTGCAGGCACCGTCAAAGCGCTGAAAGTCGCGACGGGCGATAAAGTCAGCACCGGCTCACTGATCATGGTGTTTGAAGTCGAAGGTGCTGCTCCGGCTGCCCCTGCGGCAGCGAAACAGGAAGCCGCACCAGCGCCTGCTGCTAAATCTGAAGCGAAAGCCGCGGCACCCGCCGCAGCCAAAGCCGACAGTAAAGGTGAATTCGCAGAGAACGACGCTTACGTTCACGCAACCCCGGTGATCCGTCGCCTGGCACGCGAGTTCGGTGTTAACCTGGCGAAAGTCAAAGGCACCGGCCGTAAAGGTCGCATTCTGAAAGAAGACGTGCAGACTTACGTGAAAGACGCCGTGAAACGCGCTGAAGCCGCACCTGCTGCTGCAAGCGGCGGCGGTCTGCCTGGCATGCTGCCATGGCCGAAAGTGGATTTCAGTAAGTTTGGTGAAATCGAAGAAGTCGAACTGGGTCGTATCCAGAAAATTTCTGGCGCGAATCTGAGCCGTAACTGGGTGATGATCCCGCACGTTACGCATTTCGACAAAACCGATATCACCGATCTGGAAGCTTTCCGTAAGCAGCAGAATGCTGAAGCAGAGAAGCGTAAGCTGGACGTGAAGTACACCCCGGTGGTGTTCATCATGAAAGCGGTCGCCGCGGCGCTTGAGCAGATGCCACGCTTCAACAGTTCGCTGTCTGAAGATGCACAGAAACTGACGCTGAAGAAATACATTAACATCGGTGTGGCGGTTGATACGCCAAATGGCCTGGTTGTTCCGGTCTTCAAAGACGTGAACAAGAAAGGCATCACCGAGCTGTCGCGTGAACTGATGGCGATTTCGAAGAAAGCGCGTGACGGTAAGCTGACAGCGGGCGACATGCAGGGCGGATGTTTCACGATATCCAGCCTGGGCGGCCTGGGCACCACACACTTCGCGCCGATCGTTAACGCGCCGGAAGTGGCTATCCTGGGTGTCTCTAAATCGGCGATGGAGCCGGTGTGGAATGGTAAAGAGTTCACTCCGCGTCTGATGATGCCGATTTCTCTCTCCTTCGACCACCGCGTTATCGACGGTGCTGATGGTGCGAGATTCATTACTATCATCGGCAATATGTTGTCTGACATTCGTCGTTTAGTTATGTAA
- the aceE gene encoding pyruvate dehydrogenase (acetyl-transferring), homodimeric type, whose product MSERLHNDVDPIETRDWLQAIESVIREEGVERAQYLIDQVLGAARKGGVKVAAGSSAISNYINSIAVEDEPDYPGNTSLERRIRSAIRWNAIMSVLRASKKDLELGGHMSSFQSSATIYEVCFNHFFRARSEKDGGDLVYFQGHISPGIYARAFLEGRLTEDQMNNFRQEVDGKGLSSYPHPKLMPEFWQFPTVSMGLGPLSAIYQAKFLKYLEHRGLKDTSAQTVYAFLGDGEMDEPESKGAITIATREKLDNLVFIINCNLQRLDGPVTGNGKIINELEGIFAGAGWEVIKVIWGGRWDELLRKDTSGKLIQLMNETVDGDYQTFKSRDGAYVREHFFGKYPETAALVKDMSDDEIWALNRGGHDPKKIYAALKKAQDTKGKPVLILAHTIKGYGMGDTAEGKNIAHQVKKMNMDGVRYIRDRFNVPVADDKIESLPYVTFEKGSEEHAYLHGQREKLGGYLPTRQPKFTEKLEMPALEEFSALLDEQNKEISTTIAFVRALNVMLKNKSIKDRLVPILADEARTFGMEGLFRQIGIYSPNGQQYTPQDREQVAYYKEDEKGQILQEGINELGAGSSWLAAATSYSTNNLPMIPFYIYYSMFGFQRIGDLMWLAGDQQARGFLVGGTSGRTTLNGEGLQHEDGHSHIQSLTIPNCISYDPSYAYEVAVIMHDGLVRMYGEAQENVYYYITTLNENYHMPAMPAGAEEGIRKGIYKLETVEGSKGKVQLLGSGSILRHVREAAQILAKDYGIGSDVYSVTSFTELARDGQDCERWNMLHPTEEARVPYIAQVMNDAPAVASTDYMKLFAEQVRSYVPASDYRVLGTDGFGRSDSRENLRHHFEVDASYVVVAALGELAKRGEIEKKVVADAITKFNIDADKVNPRLA is encoded by the coding sequence ATGTCAGAACGTTTACACAATGACGTGGATCCGATTGAAACTCGTGACTGGCTACAGGCGATCGAATCGGTCATCCGTGAAGAAGGTGTTGAACGTGCACAGTATCTGATTGATCAGGTACTGGGTGCAGCCCGCAAAGGCGGCGTAAAAGTGGCTGCAGGATCTTCTGCAATCAGCAACTATATCAACTCTATTGCCGTTGAAGATGAACCCGACTATCCGGGCAACACCTCTCTTGAACGTCGTATCCGTTCCGCAATTCGCTGGAACGCCATCATGTCGGTGCTGCGCGCATCGAAGAAAGATCTGGAACTCGGTGGCCACATGTCCTCCTTCCAGTCTTCTGCGACCATTTATGAAGTGTGCTTCAACCACTTCTTCCGCGCGCGTAGCGAAAAAGATGGCGGCGATCTGGTCTATTTCCAGGGCCACATCTCTCCAGGCATCTATGCCCGTGCGTTCCTTGAAGGTCGTCTGACCGAAGATCAGATGAACAACTTCCGTCAGGAAGTTGACGGCAAAGGCCTCTCTTCTTATCCGCATCCGAAATTAATGCCGGAATTCTGGCAGTTCCCGACCGTATCAATGGGTCTGGGTCCGCTGTCGGCGATCTATCAGGCGAAGTTCCTGAAGTATCTGGAACACCGTGGCCTGAAAGACACCTCCGCTCAGACCGTGTACGCCTTCCTGGGTGACGGCGAGATGGATGAGCCAGAATCTAAAGGTGCGATCACCATCGCCACCCGTGAAAAACTGGATAACCTGGTCTTCATCATCAACTGCAACCTGCAGCGTCTGGATGGTCCGGTAACCGGTAATGGCAAGATCATCAACGAGCTGGAAGGCATCTTTGCCGGTGCTGGCTGGGAAGTGATCAAGGTCATCTGGGGCGGACGCTGGGATGAGCTGCTGCGCAAAGATACCAGCGGCAAGCTGATTCAGCTGATGAACGAAACCGTTGACGGTGACTACCAGACCTTCAAATCCCGTGATGGTGCCTATGTGCGTGAGCACTTCTTTGGTAAATATCCGGAAACCGCAGCACTGGTTAAAGATATGTCCGATGATGAAATCTGGGCATTGAACCGTGGCGGCCACGATCCGAAGAAAATCTACGCGGCGCTGAAAAAAGCGCAGGACACCAAAGGCAAGCCAGTCCTGATCCTGGCGCATACCATTAAAGGTTATGGTATGGGCGACACCGCGGAAGGCAAAAACATTGCCCACCAGGTGAAGAAGATGAACATGGATGGCGTGCGCTATATCCGTGATCGCTTCAACGTGCCGGTTGCTGATGACAAAATCGAATCACTGCCGTACGTGACCTTCGAAAAAGGCTCAGAAGAGCATGCTTATCTGCACGGTCAGCGTGAGAAGTTAGGCGGTTACCTGCCAACGCGTCAGCCGAAGTTCACTGAGAAGCTGGAAATGCCAGCGCTCGAAGAGTTCAGTGCGCTGCTGGATGAGCAGAACAAAGAGATCTCGACCACCATCGCCTTTGTGCGTGCCCTGAACGTGATGCTGAAGAACAAGTCGATCAAAGATCGTCTGGTTCCGATCCTCGCCGATGAAGCGCGTACCTTTGGTATGGAAGGTCTGTTCCGTCAGATTGGTATCTACAGCCCGAACGGTCAGCAGTACACCCCGCAGGACCGCGAGCAGGTTGCTTACTATAAAGAAGACGAGAAAGGCCAGATTCTGCAGGAAGGGATCAACGAGCTGGGCGCAGGTTCATCCTGGCTGGCTGCGGCGACCTCTTACAGCACCAACAACCTGCCGATGATCCCGTTCTACATCTATTACTCGATGTTCGGCTTCCAGCGTATCGGTGATCTGATGTGGCTGGCAGGCGACCAGCAGGCGCGCGGCTTCCTGGTCGGCGGTACCTCAGGTCGTACTACCCTGAACGGCGAAGGTCTGCAGCATGAAGATGGTCACAGCCATATTCAGTCTCTGACTATCCCGAACTGTATCTCTTACGATCCTTCTTACGCGTATGAAGTGGCAGTCATCATGCATGACGGTCTGGTGCGTATGTATGGCGAAGCGCAGGAGAACGTTTACTACTACATCACCACGCTGAACGAAAACTACCATATGCCAGCAATGCCCGCTGGTGCAGAAGAAGGTATCCGTAAGGGTATCTACAAACTGGAAACGGTAGAAGGCAGCAAAGGTAAAGTGCAGCTGCTGGGCTCGGGTTCTATCCTGCGTCACGTTCGTGAAGCTGCGCAGATCCTGGCGAAAGATTACGGTATCGGCTCTGATGTCTACAGCGTGACCTCGTTCACCGAACTGGCGCGTGATGGCCAGGATTGTGAGCGCTGGAACATGCTGCATCCGACAGAAGAAGCGCGCGTACCTTACATCGCTCAGGTGATGAACGACGCACCCGCTGTGGCTTCAACCGACTACATGAAACTGTTCGCTGAGCAGGTTCGTAGCTATGTCCCAGCCAGCGATTATCGCGTACTGGGTACCGATGGCTTTGGTCGCTCTGACAGCCGTGAGAATCTGCGTCATCACTTCGAAGTTGATGCATCTTATGTGGTGGTTGCCGCGCTGGGTGAGCTGGCTAAACGCGGCGAGATCGAGAAGAAAGTGGTGGCCGATGCGATCACTAAATTCAATATCGATGCCGATAAAGTTAACCCGCGTCTGGCTTAA
- the pdhR gene encoding pyruvate dehydrogenase complex transcriptional repressor PdhR gives MAYSKIRQPKLSDAIEQQLESLIMEGTLRPGEKLLPERELAKQFDVSRPSLREAIQRLEAKGLLLRRQGGGTFVQENLWQSLSDPLVELLAGHPESQFDLLETRHALEGIAAYYAALRGTEEDLLRIRDCHVNIQQAQDSGDLDAEADAVMQYQIAVTEAAHNVVLLHLLRSMGPMLEQNVRQNFELLYSRREMLAKVSGHRARIFEAIVAREPEKAREASHRHLAFIEEILLDRSREQSRRERSLRRLQQRKE, from the coding sequence ATGGCTTACAGTAAGATTCGCCAACCTAAGCTCTCCGACGCTATCGAGCAACAGCTCGAATCCCTGATTATGGAAGGGACGCTGCGTCCGGGAGAGAAGCTGCTGCCTGAGCGCGAACTCGCCAAACAATTCGATGTCTCACGTCCGTCTCTCCGCGAAGCAATCCAGCGCTTAGAAGCCAAAGGATTATTGCTGCGCCGACAGGGTGGCGGAACGTTCGTGCAGGAGAATCTCTGGCAAAGCTTAAGCGATCCACTCGTTGAGCTTCTCGCCGGCCATCCGGAATCACAGTTTGATCTGCTGGAAACGCGTCATGCCTTAGAAGGCATCGCTGCCTATTACGCGGCACTGCGTGGCACAGAGGAAGACCTGCTGCGCATTCGTGACTGCCATGTGAATATCCAGCAGGCACAGGACAGCGGCGATTTAGACGCCGAAGCGGACGCAGTGATGCAGTATCAGATCGCTGTCACAGAAGCGGCCCATAATGTGGTGCTTTTACATTTGCTACGCTCTATGGGCCCTATGCTGGAACAAAACGTTCGTCAGAATTTCGAATTGCTCTACTCGCGCCGGGAAATGCTGGCAAAAGTGAGCGGTCACCGCGCCAGAATCTTTGAGGCGATTGTGGCCCGTGAGCCAGAAAAAGCGCGCGAGGCTTCACACCGTCACCTGGCGTTCATAGAGGAAATCTTGCTGGACAGAAGTCGGGAGCAGAGCCGTCGAGAACGCTCCCTGCGTCGTTTACAGCAACGTAAGGAATAA
- the aroP gene encoding aromatic amino acid transporter AroP yields MEQQQGEALKRGLKNRHIQLIALGGAVGTGLFLGSASVIESAGPAVILGYAIAGFIAFLIMRQLGEMVVEEPVAGSFSHFAYKYWGNFAGFASGWNYWVLYVLVAMAELTAVGKYVQFWWPDFPTWASAAIFFVMINAINLTNVKVFGEMEFWFAIIKVVAVIGMILFGGWLLFSGHAGPQATVRNLWEQGGFFPHGIGGLVTVMAIIMFSFGGLELVGITAAEADNPEVSIPKATNQVLWRILIFYIGSLAVLLSLMPWTRVTSEVSPFVFIFHELGDAMVANALNVVILTAALSVYNSCVYCNSRMLFGLAQQGNAPKALLKVDRRGVPVLTILVSAVATALCVLINYLMPGEAFGLLMSLVVSALVINWAMISLAHLKFRRKKDQQGVTTRFKALLYPAGNWICLIFLAGILVLMATTPGMAISVWLIPVWLVILGIGYFIKNQTQKA; encoded by the coding sequence ATGGAACAACAGCAAGGCGAAGCGCTGAAACGTGGTCTCAAGAACCGCCATATTCAGCTCATCGCGCTGGGTGGTGCAGTGGGAACCGGTCTGTTTCTGGGCAGCGCATCGGTTATCGAATCCGCCGGACCGGCCGTTATTCTGGGCTATGCGATTGCCGGTTTTATTGCCTTTTTAATCATGCGCCAGCTGGGCGAGATGGTCGTGGAAGAGCCGGTTGCCGGCAGCTTCAGCCACTTTGCCTATAAATACTGGGGCAACTTTGCGGGCTTCGCGTCGGGCTGGAACTACTGGGTGCTCTATGTGCTGGTTGCCATGGCGGAACTCACCGCCGTCGGCAAATATGTTCAGTTCTGGTGGCCAGACTTCCCGACCTGGGCGTCGGCTGCCATCTTCTTCGTGATGATCAACGCCATCAACCTGACCAACGTGAAAGTGTTCGGTGAGATGGAGTTCTGGTTCGCCATCATTAAAGTGGTTGCAGTGATAGGCATGATCCTGTTCGGCGGCTGGCTGCTGTTCAGCGGCCACGCGGGTCCGCAGGCGACGGTGCGCAACCTGTGGGAACAGGGTGGATTCTTCCCGCATGGTATTGGCGGTCTGGTTACCGTCATGGCGATTATCATGTTCTCGTTTGGGGGTCTGGAGCTGGTGGGTATCACCGCGGCTGAAGCGGATAACCCGGAAGTGAGCATTCCAAAGGCAACCAACCAGGTGCTGTGGCGCATCCTGATTTTCTACATTGGTTCGCTGGCAGTCCTGCTGTCACTGATGCCGTGGACCCGCGTCACCTCAGAAGTCAGCCCGTTTGTCTTTATCTTCCACGAGCTGGGCGATGCCATGGTGGCCAATGCGCTGAACGTGGTGATCCTGACAGCGGCCCTGTCGGTCTATAACAGCTGCGTATACTGCAACAGCCGCATGCTGTTTGGTCTGGCACAGCAGGGCAATGCGCCAAAAGCGCTGCTGAAAGTCGATCGTCGCGGTGTGCCGGTGTTAACGATTCTGGTCTCGGCTGTCGCCACTGCGCTGTGCGTGCTGATCAACTACCTGATGCCGGGCGAAGCATTTGGCCTTCTGATGTCGCTGGTCGTCTCCGCGCTGGTCATCAACTGGGCAATGATCAGCCTGGCGCACCTCAAGTTCCGCCGTAAGAAAGATCAGCAGGGCGTCACCACCCGCTTTAAAGCGCTGCTCTATCCGGCGGGCAACTGGATCTGCCTGATCTTCCTGGCAGGGATTCTGGTGCTGATGGCGACCACGCCGGGCATGGCGATCTCCGTCTGGCTGATCCCGGTCTGGCTGGTGATTCTGGGTATCGGTTACTTTATTAAGAACCAGACGCAGAAGGCCTGA